ACCATATTTGTCCTTGAGCCAACCACATTGCTGTGCGTTCTTGTCACCGCCTTCCGACAGTTTATCCCAATAGTAGTCCAGTTCTTCTTGAGTGTCACATAGCACTTGAAATGAAATGGCTTCGTTGAATTTGAACACTGGACCACCATTAAGGGCCATAAATTTTTGATTTTCTATATCAAAGTCTACTGTCATCACAGTACCTTCTTCCATTCTGTGAATTTCATATCCTTCTTTTCCATATCTGGTAACTTGACCTATTTTTGAGTTTCTAAAAATTGAGACATAATAATTAGCTGCTTGTTCAGCTTGATTATCAAACCAAAGAAACGGAGTAATTTTCTGTATATGGGTTGGTTTCTCTTCATCTGTTTTTGATATATTTGAGTCATTCATGAAGAAAGATATAAGTTGAAAATATAAAAGTGTGCAAGGGATCAAAAGTATAGTCACAGCTCTATTTTAAAGACATAAAAAGAGAGGCATTACGAATGCAATTTATGTTCCATATTAACATAGGATTCGTTCTAAAAACATCATTAAAGGAATAGGATATCCTATTAAACCAGTAAAGTAGCTAATTTTTTGCCCCTAATCTCTTCACCCATATCTCAACAAAGCGGACTTGACGTGGATGATAGTTCTTTACTAGAATCTAATCCTACCTCCCAATAATATTTGATGCTGAATTCATTATACTATAGTAAATAATTAATTAGCTTGATTCTAACTACTCTGTATGTCTGATAACCCCATGCGGATGAGGGAATTTATGGATGCCAATTCGCCTTTTATTTATTTTTTCTTTGAAGGTTTAACGCATGAATTAATAATCGATTTTGACAAGGAGATCTTGGTTCTTCGTCCATCTAATGATGATAGAAAAGCCCATCGTAATGAATTTGAAAAATCAGGTGGTAACCTTTTGTATCTTAATTTTTTACATGATGCAAAAGAAAAGTCGATTACAATAACAGATCAAAATGGTATAGAAGTTATTTACTTTAACTATCTTAGCTATTTTAAACATGGAAGGCTCTAATCAATATCCAACTCTGTCTGATTTACATTTATTTAAAGATATAAAATTAGC
This Candidatus Nitrosocosmicus oleophilus DNA region includes the following protein-coding sequences:
- a CDS encoding VOC family protein, which gives rise to MNDSNISKTDEEKPTHIQKITPFLWFDNQAEQAANYYVSIFRNSKIGQVTRYGKEGYEIHRMEEGTVMTVDFDIENQKFMALNGGPVFKFNEAISFQVLCDTQEELDYYWDKLSEGGDKNAQQCGWLKDKYGVSWQIVPKVLFKMIQDKDQVKSQRVMKAMLQMHKLDIQTLIQAFEKS